From Actinomycetota bacterium:
AACGGGCCTCCGCCTCGCGCAGCAGGATGTCGGCCTCCCCCAGGTCGAAGACGAGCGGCTTCTCGACGAACAACGGGAAGCCGGCCCGGATGACCTTGAGCGTCGGCTCGAAGTGGCCCTCGTTGGCCAGGCAGATCGAGACCAGGTCGGGCTGTTCCCGCTCGAGCATCTCGTCGAG
This genomic window contains:
- a CDS encoding Gfo/Idh/MocA family oxidoreductase; this encodes MTDEQQTRVAVVGTGPWWGREHARVYAERPDVDLCAVVGRTSERAAVRANEFGANPYVDLDEMLEREQPDLVSICLANEGHFEPTLKVIRAGFPLFVEKPLVFDLGEADILLREAEAR